In a single window of the Phaeobacter sp. G2 genome:
- a CDS encoding lipid-transfer protein → MSSEVLVAGVGMTKFAKPGQNAPYTEMGAAALRDALADAGLPYDAVEQAYAGYVYGDSTCGQAVLYKVGMTGIPVMNVNNNCSTGSTALFMARQAVQSGAVDVALALGFEHMQPGALTSHWDDRPSPFDAFDSETDDLVGRPEIPLALRYFGGAGKSHMEKHGSSLTDLARIRAKASRHAVNNPLALFRQELSPQDVLDSPMIWEGVMTRLMACPPTCGAAAAIVVSESYAKKHGLNQAVRIKGQAMTTDYASTFEAHDMMQLVGYDMTAAAAKQVQEQTGISIDDVDVVELHDCFAHNEMITYEGLGLCPEGGASKFIADGDNTYGGKYVTNPSGGLLSKGHPLGATGLAQCYELTRQLRGTAGPTQVAGARTALQHNLGLGGACVVTLYQAA, encoded by the coding sequence ATGTCATCAGAGGTACTGGTTGCCGGAGTGGGCATGACCAAGTTTGCCAAACCCGGTCAAAACGCCCCCTATACCGAAATGGGAGCCGCCGCACTGCGCGACGCGCTCGCCGATGCAGGCCTGCCCTATGACGCGGTTGAACAGGCCTATGCGGGCTATGTCTACGGGGACAGCACCTGTGGTCAGGCCGTGCTATACAAAGTGGGCATGACCGGCATTCCGGTGATGAATGTGAACAACAACTGCTCGACCGGTTCGACCGCGCTGTTCATGGCGCGCCAGGCGGTGCAGTCCGGCGCGGTAGATGTGGCGCTGGCGCTGGGGTTTGAACATATGCAGCCCGGCGCCCTGACCTCCCATTGGGACGACCGCCCCAGCCCCTTTGATGCATTCGATTCGGAGACCGACGATCTGGTTGGCCGCCCCGAAATTCCGCTGGCGCTGCGCTATTTTGGCGGCGCCGGTAAATCCCACATGGAGAAACACGGCTCCTCCCTGACCGATCTGGCCCGCATTCGTGCCAAGGCCAGCCGCCACGCGGTGAACAACCCGCTGGCGCTGTTCCGGCAGGAATTGTCACCGCAGGACGTGCTGGACAGCCCGATGATCTGGGAGGGCGTGATGACCCGGCTGATGGCCTGCCCGCCCACCTGTGGCGCCGCCGCTGCCATCGTGGTGAGCGAGTCTTACGCCAAAAAACACGGGCTCAATCAGGCCGTGCGCATCAAGGGCCAGGCGATGACCACTGACTATGCCTCGACCTTTGAGGCCCATGACATGATGCAGCTGGTGGGCTACGACATGACCGCCGCCGCCGCCAAACAGGTACAGGAACAGACCGGCATCAGCATCGACGACGTGGATGTGGTCGAGCTGCACGACTGTTTTGCCCATAACGAGATGATCACCTACGAGGGTCTGGGTCTTTGCCCCGAAGGCGGCGCCAGCAAGTTCATCGCCGATGGAGACAATACCTACGGCGGTAAATATGTGACCAACCCCTCGGGCGGGCTCCTGTCCAAAGGCCATCCCCTGGGCGCCACCGGTCTGGCGCAGTGTTACGAGCTGACCCGGCAATTGCGCGGCACTGCCGGTCCTACTCAGGTCGCGGGCGCACGCACCGCCCTGCAGCATAATCTTGGTCTGGGTGGTGCCTGTGTCGTCACCCTGTACCAGGCAGCCTGA
- a CDS encoding TetR/AcrR family transcriptional regulator translates to MGNNSWIKPGASRDAQREAKRQAVLQAGACLFNDQGYEQTSLEDIAAVLNITKRTIYYYVQSKEDILFGCHLLGLEFLRETMQQSQDEALPVVDRIALLIRGYCAWVSTDLGATLAMVREHSLSPERRHALRASKAEVDFHLRSLITQGVAEGSLRPCDARLVAAAVFGALNWIPHWNRVPDPVPQGEIAEQILQLVLSGMTAQN, encoded by the coding sequence ATGGGCAATAACAGCTGGATCAAACCCGGGGCGAGCCGTGACGCCCAGCGAGAGGCCAAGCGGCAAGCGGTGCTGCAGGCCGGCGCCTGCCTGTTCAACGATCAAGGCTATGAGCAAACCTCGCTGGAGGATATTGCAGCGGTGCTCAATATCACCAAACGCACGATCTATTATTATGTGCAAAGCAAAGAGGACATCCTGTTTGGCTGTCACCTGCTGGGGTTGGAATTTCTGCGCGAAACCATGCAGCAGAGCCAGGATGAAGCCCTGCCGGTGGTGGATCGTATCGCCCTGTTGATCCGGGGCTATTGTGCCTGGGTTTCCACCGATCTGGGCGCGACACTTGCTATGGTCCGTGAACACAGCCTGTCGCCCGAGCGGCGCCACGCGTTGCGCGCCAGCAAGGCCGAGGTGGATTTTCACCTGCGCAGCCTGATCACCCAGGGGGTGGCCGAGGGCAGCCTGCGCCCCTGCGATGCACGCTTGGTGGCGGCGGCGGTTTTTGGCGCCTTGAATTGGATCCCCCATTGGAATCGGGTGCCTGATCCGGTGCCGCAGGGTGAGATCGCAGAGCAAATTCTGCAGCTGGTCCTGTCTGGGATGACGGCGCAGAATTAA
- a CDS encoding helix-turn-helix domain-containing protein: protein MPHASHISSYNLFGETEELADVLHVETIRSRSALHDWQLKAHRHARLHQLLFLTEGNGAAEIDGKTQAIPTASFVNIPRGVVHGYDFAPETHGWVVTLTSDLLDHCIQASEGVRAPLERPAILPLPGELGELAEHLFDEYHRQDFARAQVLRSLAGALIALAARAIFEADSANQHRAGNQLFTRFEEMIERDFRTRRPLAGYARDLAISPTHLNRITHQSAGQSASQLINDRMLREARRMLIYTNLTAAQIAYDLGFSDPAHFSRVFTKGTGTPPKLFRKKVSEA from the coding sequence ATGCCCCATGCCTCCCACATCAGCAGCTACAACCTGTTTGGCGAAACCGAAGAACTGGCAGATGTGCTCCATGTCGAGACCATTCGCTCGCGCTCGGCCCTGCATGACTGGCAGCTAAAGGCCCATCGCCACGCCCGGCTGCACCAGCTATTATTCCTGACAGAGGGCAATGGCGCGGCCGAGATCGACGGCAAAACCCAGGCGATTCCAACCGCCAGTTTTGTCAATATTCCGCGCGGCGTGGTACATGGCTATGACTTTGCGCCAGAAACCCACGGCTGGGTGGTAACGCTGACCTCTGACCTGCTGGACCACTGCATCCAGGCCAGCGAGGGGGTGCGGGCACCGCTGGAACGGCCTGCGATCCTGCCGCTGCCCGGGGAGCTGGGCGAGTTGGCCGAACATCTGTTTGATGAATACCACCGACAGGATTTTGCCCGCGCCCAGGTGCTGCGCTCTTTGGCGGGCGCCCTGATCGCCCTGGCCGCCCGCGCCATTTTTGAGGCGGATAGCGCCAATCAGCATCGGGCGGGCAACCAGCTGTTCACCCGGTTTGAGGAAATGATCGAACGGGATTTTCGCACCCGCCGCCCCCTGGCCGGTTATGCCCGCGATCTGGCGATCTCTCCCACCCATCTGAACCGGATCACCCATCAATCTGCCGGACAGTCAGCCTCGCAACTGATCAACGACCGCATGCTGCGCGAGGCGCGCCGGATGTTGATCTATACCAATCTGACCGCAGCGCAGATCGCCTATGATCTGGGGTTTTCCGACCCGGCGCATTTCAGCCGGGTCTTTACCAAGGGCACCGGCACGCCGCCGAAACTGTTTCGCAAAAAGGTCAGCGAGGCCTAG
- the pobA gene encoding 4-hydroxybenzoate 3-monooxygenase, translating into MSQTTTQVAIIGGGPSGLLLSQLLHRQGIDTVVLERQTRDYVLGRIRAGVLEHGFVELMREAGCAARMEAEGEEHHGVYLAHQGRMDRIDLAGSADGATVMVYGQTEVTRDLYAARDAMGGSVIHQADKVQPHDLKSQTPYVTYEKDGAEHRIDCDFIIGADGFHGVSRKSIPADVLREYEKVYPFGWLGVLSETKPASPELVYARHERGFALCSMRSQVLSRYYIQVPLTDKVEDWSDEAFWTELKARLPKEVAEGLQTGASIEKSIAPLRSFVAEPMRYGQLFLAGDAAHIVPPTGAKGLNSAASDIYYLYHGFLDHYKNGDSAGLEGYSEKALARVWKAERFSWWMTNLLHRFPDMSEADLRLQCADLDYLFSSEAAQASMAENYVGLPY; encoded by the coding sequence ATGTCGCAAACAACCACTCAGGTTGCCATCATTGGCGGCGGGCCTTCTGGGCTGCTTTTGTCACAGCTTTTGCACCGTCAGGGCATTGATACTGTGGTACTGGAGCGGCAGACGCGGGACTATGTGCTGGGGCGTATTCGCGCCGGGGTGCTTGAACATGGTTTTGTCGAGCTGATGCGTGAAGCCGGCTGCGCCGCACGTATGGAGGCCGAGGGCGAAGAACATCACGGGGTCTATCTGGCGCATCAGGGGCGGATGGACCGCATTGATCTGGCGGGCTCTGCGGATGGTGCCACGGTGATGGTCTATGGCCAGACCGAGGTGACACGCGATCTGTACGCGGCGCGCGATGCCATGGGGGGCAGTGTCATTCATCAGGCCGACAAGGTGCAGCCCCATGATCTGAAATCGCAAACCCCTTATGTAACCTATGAAAAAGACGGGGCAGAGCACCGCATTGACTGTGACTTTATTATTGGTGCCGATGGCTTTCACGGGGTCAGCCGCAAGTCGATCCCGGCGGATGTGCTGCGCGAATATGAAAAGGTGTACCCCTTTGGCTGGCTTGGTGTCTTGTCCGAGACCAAACCCGCCTCGCCCGAGCTGGTCTATGCCCGCCATGAGCGTGGCTTTGCGCTGTGTTCCATGCGCAGCCAGGTGCTGAGCCGCTATTACATTCAGGTGCCGCTGACCGATAAGGTCGAAGACTGGTCGGATGAGGCCTTCTGGACAGAGCTGAAGGCGCGCCTGCCCAAAGAGGTTGCCGAGGGGCTGCAAACTGGGGCCTCGATTGAGAAATCCATCGCGCCGCTGCGCAGCTTTGTGGCAGAGCCGATGCGCTATGGTCAGCTGTTTCTCGCCGGGGATGCGGCGCATATCGTGCCGCCAACCGGGGCCAAGGGGCTGAACTCGGCGGCGTCCGATATCTACTATCTTTATCACGGATTTCTGGATCACTACAAAAACGGCGACAGTGCCGGACTGGAGGGCTATTCGGAAAAAGCCCTGGCGCGGGTCTGGAAGGCCGAGCGGTTTAGCTGGTGGATGACCAACCTGCTGCACCGTTTCCCGGATATGAGCGAGGCGGACCTGCGGCTGCAATGCGCCGACTTGGACTATCTGTTCTCCTCCGAGGCGGCGCAGGCCTCGATGGCGGAAAACTACGTGGGCTTGCCTTACTAA
- a CDS encoding crotonase/enoyl-CoA hydratase family protein, with the protein MSTVTHEKTVAYEKTGRIARITLNRPEVMNAINDQLPKDLAAAVARADADPGVHVMVLSGAGEAFCAGYDLTFYAEGNGSGAATQEMPWDPIKDYRFMWENTQHFMSLWRAVKPVLCKVHGAAVAGGSDIALCADMTIMAEEAQIGYMPTRVWGCPTTAMWVYRLGAERAKRMLFTGDKISGREAADIGLVMQAVPQAELEDAVEAMAARMSTVPINQLAMQKLVINQAVEQTGLMQTQRLATIFDGITRHSPEGLNFKARSEEMGWKQAVRERDEGTFDWTTNEEIPKGNR; encoded by the coding sequence ATGTCGACAGTTACCCATGAAAAGACAGTTGCCTACGAAAAGACTGGCCGGATTGCGCGGATCACGCTCAACCGGCCAGAGGTGATGAATGCCATCAATGATCAGCTGCCCAAAGATCTGGCGGCAGCGGTGGCGCGGGCCGATGCCGATCCCGGCGTCCATGTCATGGTGCTGTCGGGCGCGGGCGAGGCCTTTTGTGCCGGCTATGACCTGACCTTTTATGCCGAAGGCAATGGATCAGGGGCCGCGACACAAGAGATGCCTTGGGATCCGATCAAGGACTACCGTTTCATGTGGGAAAACACCCAGCACTTCATGTCCCTGTGGCGGGCGGTGAAACCTGTTTTGTGCAAGGTGCATGGCGCAGCGGTGGCTGGCGGATCCGATATCGCGCTTTGTGCGGATATGACCATCATGGCAGAGGAGGCGCAGATCGGCTACATGCCGACCCGGGTTTGGGGCTGCCCAACCACCGCAATGTGGGTCTACCGGCTGGGGGCAGAGCGCGCCAAACGCATGTTGTTTACCGGCGACAAGATCTCAGGGCGCGAAGCGGCGGACATCGGGCTGGTGATGCAGGCGGTGCCGCAGGCCGAGCTGGAGGATGCGGTCGAGGCCATGGCAGCGCGCATGTCCACGGTGCCGATCAATCAACTGGCGATGCAGAAACTGGTGATCAATCAGGCGGTTGAGCAGACCGGCCTGATGCAGACCCAGCGGCTGGCGACGATCTTTGACGGTATTACACGGCATTCACCTGAAGGGCTGAACTTCAAGGCGCGCTCTGAAGAGATGGGCTGGAAACAGGCGGTGCGCGAGCGCGACGAGGGCACCTTTGACTGGACCACAAACGAGGAAATCCCAAAGGGAAATCGCTAG
- a CDS encoding helix-turn-helix transcriptional regulator has translation MKWHDLTGDTCPLARAMGVVGDRWTLLILRECFLGVRRFDGFQKRLGVTRHLLAERLKRLEAMGVLERRPYQERPLRHEYRLTASGKEFAPVLLAMQDWAQHNLPSQEPAPFTFVTRDTGAQVDPVLTDKTTGQELNHKTVLMVLSEAAPDETIQASASDPAPDPVSDTGTAH, from the coding sequence ATGAAATGGCATGATCTCACTGGTGACACCTGTCCGCTTGCCCGCGCTATGGGGGTGGTTGGGGACCGTTGGACGCTGCTCATCCTACGGGAATGTTTCCTAGGGGTGCGCCGGTTCGATGGATTCCAGAAACGTCTGGGCGTGACCCGGCATCTGCTGGCCGAACGGCTAAAGCGGCTGGAGGCCATGGGGGTTCTGGAACGGCGCCCCTATCAAGAACGCCCCCTGCGCCATGAATATCGCCTGACCGCCTCTGGAAAAGAGTTTGCCCCGGTGCTGCTGGCGATGCAGGACTGGGCCCAGCACAACCTGCCCAGCCAGGAGCCCGCTCCCTTTACCTTTGTAACCCGCGACACCGGTGCCCAAGTGGACCCGGTTTTGACCGATAAGACCACGGGCCAGGAGCTGAACCACAAAACGGTTCTGATGGTGCTCTCCGAGGCCGCACCAGACGAAACGATCCAGGCATCAGCCTCAGATCCAGCCCCAGATCCAGTCTCAGATACCGGCACCGCACATTAA
- a CDS encoding lysophospholipase: MVTTSTARPKVSATAQPAAAAKSKPRQARAPKWFHRTTGALSRVSPGLASAVFAYLFTRPQRQKLPRRERDWLLQATATPLKLTDGTQVPLYEWRGARPLAGVRDEAPLPTVLLVHGFGGRAGQMGGFAAPLVAAGYRVVAFDAPAHGAAAGSRSSLPEMLEVTQQVAARLGPLAGVVAHSNGAAAVIAALTRGMQADRVALLAPMPDLESFIQRLASQLGFSASVAKRAQSRVEARYGLPFSALKAARLTPQLTLPTLILHDSGDRIIPLQEVEDLARVWKAARLEVSDGLGHNRLLRDETVIASVVAHLGVATPR; encoded by the coding sequence ATGGTCACGACTTCAACTGCCCGCCCAAAGGTCAGCGCCACAGCGCAACCAGCAGCCGCCGCGAAATCCAAGCCGCGCCAAGCGCGTGCTCCTAAATGGTTTCACCGCACCACCGGGGCGCTCAGCCGGGTCAGCCCTGGGTTGGCCTCCGCCGTGTTTGCTTATTTGTTTACCCGGCCCCAGCGGCAAAAACTGCCGCGCCGGGAACGGGACTGGTTGCTTCAGGCGACAGCCACCCCTTTGAAATTGACCGACGGCACCCAGGTGCCGCTCTATGAATGGCGCGGCGCGCGGCCCTTGGCGGGGGTGCGCGACGAGGCACCTCTGCCGACGGTGCTGCTGGTGCATGGCTTTGGTGGTCGGGCTGGCCAGATGGGCGGTTTTGCAGCGCCCTTGGTGGCGGCCGGATATCGGGTGGTTGCCTTTGATGCCCCGGCCCATGGGGCGGCGGCTGGAAGCCGCAGTTCGCTGCCGGAAATGTTGGAGGTGACGCAGCAGGTCGCCGCGCGGCTTGGCCCGCTGGCCGGGGTTGTGGCGCATTCCAACGGCGCGGCGGCGGTGATTGCGGCGCTCACGCGGGGGATGCAGGCTGACAGGGTGGCGCTTTTGGCGCCGATGCCGGATCTTGAAAGCTTTATCCAGCGCCTGGCCAGCCAGCTTGGCTTTTCTGCCAGCGTGGCAAAACGAGCGCAAAGCCGGGTGGAAGCACGCTATGGCCTGCCGTTTTCGGCGCTAAAGGCCGCAAGGCTCACCCCGCAGCTGACCTTGCCGACCTTGATCCTGCACGACAGCGGGGATCGGATTATCCCCCTGCAGGAGGTCGAAGATCTGGCGCGGGTCTGGAAGGCTGCGCGGCTGGAGGTGAGTGATGGGCTGGGCCATAACCGCCTGCTGCGGGACGAGACGGTTATTGCCTCGGTGGTTGCCCATTTGGGCGTGGCTACGCCGCGTTAG
- a CDS encoding carbon monoxide dehydrogenase subunit G: MQMSDSKEIAAPPAEVYAALLSPEVLKACVPGAQEVNGSVEEGFEASVTQKVGPVKATFKGQVTLSDLIENEKLTITGEGKGGAAGFAKGGAVVSLTPSETGTLLSYEVEAKVGGKLAQLGSRIIDGFAKKMADQFFVNLQTHLAPEEAEAEEGEGEEKKGWFKKITGN, encoded by the coding sequence ATGCAGATGAGTGACAGCAAAGAGATTGCCGCCCCCCCCGCCGAGGTCTACGCGGCCCTGCTGAGCCCGGAGGTTCTGAAGGCCTGCGTCCCCGGCGCCCAAGAGGTAAACGGCAGCGTTGAAGAGGGCTTCGAGGCCTCGGTGACGCAGAAGGTCGGCCCGGTCAAAGCCACCTTCAAAGGCCAGGTCACCCTGTCGGATCTGATCGAGAACGAAAAGCTCACCATCACCGGCGAGGGCAAGGGCGGCGCGGCTGGCTTTGCCAAGGGCGGCGCGGTGGTCAGCCTGACCCCCTCTGAGACCGGCACCCTGCTGTCCTATGAGGTCGAGGCCAAGGTCGGCGGTAAGCTGGCGCAACTGGGCAGCCGGATCATTGATGGTTTTGCCAAAAAGATGGCGGATCAGTTCTTTGTCAACCTGCAGACCCATCTTGCCCCCGAAGAGGCCGAGGCCGAAGAGGGCGAGGGTGAGGAGAAAAAGGGGTGGTTCAAAAAGATCACCGGGAATTAA
- a CDS encoding ABC transporter ATP-binding protein, producing MAAILSISDLRKSYEGGFEALKGVSLDIDEGEILALLGPNGAGKTTLISTVCGIVTPTSGSVKVGGHCILTGFRAARSLIGLVPQEINLEPFEKVINSVRFSRGLFGKPRNEPLIEDILKKLSLWDKRNAQVKELSGGMKRRVLIAKALAHEPRVLFLDEPTAGVDVELRKDMWDVVRELKGNGVTIILTTHYIEEAEAIADRVGVIADGQILLVKDKDELMAQLGKKQLCVHLSAPITEVPASLAEHDLALSEAGDALIYTYDTKADRTGITALLNDVASAGLVLADVSTRQSSLEDIFVGLVSGEKS from the coding sequence ATGGCGGCGATCCTGTCCATTTCCGATCTGCGCAAATCTTATGAGGGCGGCTTTGAAGCGCTCAAAGGGGTTTCGCTGGATATTGATGAGGGCGAAATCCTTGCCCTGCTGGGGCCTAATGGCGCTGGCAAGACCACGTTGATCTCGACCGTTTGCGGGATCGTCACGCCCACCTCGGGCTCGGTGAAGGTGGGAGGGCATTGTATCCTGACCGGTTTTCGCGCCGCCCGGTCGCTCATCGGGCTGGTGCCGCAGGAGATCAACCTCGAACCCTTTGAAAAGGTGATCAACTCGGTGCGGTTTTCGCGCGGCCTGTTTGGCAAGCCCCGCAACGAGCCGCTGATCGAAGACATCCTGAAAAAGCTGTCGCTCTGGGATAAGCGCAACGCCCAGGTCAAAGAGCTGTCCGGCGGCATGAAACGCCGGGTGCTGATCGCCAAGGCGCTGGCCCATGAGCCGCGGGTTTTGTTCCTGGATGAACCCACCGCGGGGGTTGATGTGGAGCTGCGCAAAGACATGTGGGACGTGGTGCGGGAGCTGAAAGGCAACGGTGTGACCATCATCCTGACCACCCATTACATCGAAGAGGCCGAGGCAATTGCCGACCGCGTCGGGGTGATTGCCGATGGCCAGATTCTGTTGGTCAAAGACAAGGACGAGTTGATGGCGCAGCTGGGCAAAAAGCAGCTCTGCGTGCACCTTTCCGCGCCAATCACCGAGGTGCCCGCCAGCCTGGCAGAGCATGACCTGGCGCTGAGTGAGGCAGGTGATGCGCTGATTTACACCTATGACACCAAGGCCGACCGCACCGGCATCACCGCGCTGTTGAACGATGTGGCCAGTGCAGGCCTGGTGTTGGCGGATGTCTCCACCCGGCAATCCAGCCTCGAAGATATTTTTGTCGGCCTCGTGTCAGGAGAGAAGTCATGA
- a CDS encoding ABC transporter permease, with amino-acid sequence MNWTAIWSIYRFEMTRFFRTLFQSFLSPVLSTSLYFVVFGAAIGSRIDQVDGIAYGAFIVPGLIMLSVMTQSISNASFGIYFPKFIGTIYELLSAPINFLEIVLGYVGAAATKALFIGVVILATSTLFVDISIAHPFAMVVFLVLTCLSFALMGFIIGIWAKNFEQLQLVPLLIVTPLVFLGGSFYSISMLPPIWQKITMFNPVVYLISGFRWSFFGTSDVPVGTSLMAIGLFTALCLGVIWWIFKTGWRIRS; translated from the coding sequence ATGAACTGGACAGCTATCTGGTCAATCTACCGCTTTGAAATGACACGGTTCTTCCGCACTTTGTTCCAGAGCTTTCTGTCGCCTGTGCTGTCGACATCCTTGTATTTTGTGGTCTTTGGTGCCGCCATTGGCAGCCGCATTGATCAGGTGGATGGCATCGCCTACGGCGCCTTTATTGTCCCCGGTCTGATCATGCTCAGCGTGATGACGCAGAGTATTTCCAACGCCTCTTTTGGCATCTATTTCCCCAAGTTCATCGGCACGATTTACGAGCTGTTGTCAGCGCCGATAAATTTTCTGGAGATCGTGTTGGGATATGTGGGCGCGGCGGCAACCAAGGCCTTGTTCATTGGCGTTGTCATCCTGGCCACCTCAACCCTGTTTGTGGATATCTCAATCGCCCACCCCTTTGCCATGGTGGTGTTTCTGGTGCTGACCTGTCTCAGCTTTGCGCTGATGGGGTTTATCATCGGCATCTGGGCAAAGAATTTTGAGCAGTTGCAGCTGGTGCCGCTGCTGATCGTGACACCGCTGGTTTTCCTGGGGGGATCGTTTTATTCGATCTCCATGCTGCCACCGATCTGGCAGAAAATTACCATGTTCAACCCGGTGGTCTATCTGATTTCCGGCTTTCGCTGGTCCTTCTTTGGCACCTCGGATGTGCCGGTGGGCACCAGCCTGATGGCAATTGGGCTGTTTACAGCGCTTTGCCTTGGGGTGATCTGGTGGATCTTCAAGACCGGCTGGCGTATCCGCTCCTGA